Genomic window (Gloeomargarita sp. SKYB120):
TGTTTACGTGGGTGCCGACGCCACCGATTTTCCTGCCGCGGCGCTTGCCTTCCCCCAGTGTCGAGGAGAACTTCACCTTGCGGGTGGACCGGATTGTTTACGTGGGTCCAGCATCCGGTACTCCCTGGCAACGGCGCCATTTCCCCACCCTCACCGTGCGCTATCGCCTGAAAGGTGAATTAGCCCGCTACCAACCCCGGCGCGCCTACGAGCAGGTGGTCGTGCAAGACCCAGATGGTCAGTTTGTGGAAATCAAGGCCAGTGTGGATTGCCTGTTTTGGTTTCGCCAACGGTTATTGCAATACGGGGCCAACGCGCAGGTGCTTGAACCGGCCTGGTTAGCCCAAGACTTGCGCCAGGAACTGCAACGGGCTTACCAAAGCTATGGCAATTTGTCGCATTGACCAGGTCGAGGTATCCTTGTTACAGAGATCTTCAAGAGCTGTGTGATGCGTGCAAAAGTTCAGCGCTGGGGCCGTAGTCTAGCCCTCCGAATCCCCAAAACCACAGCTGCTCAGCTCCGGTTAGCGCCCAAGACGCTTGTGGATATGCGGGTGGCAAATGGTTCTTTGGTGGTCACACCCCTAGTCCAATCGGATTGGACCTTGGCGGAGCTACTGGCAGGTGTGACTTCCGAGAATCGGCACGATGAAGTTGATATGGGTTCGCCTGTCGGTAAGGAAGTTTGGTGACAAGCTATGTACCAGACCGAAGAGATATTGTGTGGATTACGTTCAATCCTCAGGCGGGACATGAGCAGGCAGGGCGACGGCCAGCGTTAGTGATATCACCCAAAGCGTACAATGCCAAAGTAGGTTTAGCGTTACTTTGCCCTATTACCAACCAGGTTAAGGGATATCCATTTGAGGTGCAAATTCCAGCCGGGCTAAAGGTATCGGGTGTCGTGCTATCAGATCAAGTCAGAAGTCTGGATTGGCGCGTTCGACAAGCAGTGTTCAGTTGTAAGCTGCCTATCAAACCCTTCAACGAAGTCATTGCCAAACTGCAAACGCTCATTCGCGCTTTGTAACGATTGCCACCCCGGTTGCCACAGGTTCCGGTCGCGCAATTGCTGGGCATTGACCCAAAACCGCACCTGGGGGTCGCACACCGCCACCAGCTCTACAAAGGTAAAACGCCCCTGGCGCTTGCAATTTTTCACCTGAAAATGTCGCCATCCCCACATCGGCTGCTGCGCCGTCCAAGCTGACCCGACCCTCACGCTGGACAAACCGCGTCCCATAAATTCAGCAATCGCTCTAAGTTCAGATGCTGGGCAATCATTTGTTGGACATATTGAATCTTCACGGGTTCTTGCAGCCGCACCCGCTCAAACGCCTGTTCGATAATCTCCACTGCCGTCAGGGTATCCATATCCACCCGCAAAA
Coding sequences:
- a CDS encoding TIGR02450 family Trp-rich protein, yielding MGRGLSSVRVGSAWTAQQPMWGWRHFQVKNCKRQGRFTFVELVAVCDPQVRFWVNAQQLRDRNLWQPGWQSLQSANERLQFGNDFVEGFDRQLTTEHCLSNAPIQTSDLI
- a CDS encoding WYL domain-containing protein — its product is REAHHVLQVGRLRPEDFPPALKTDFSPPVDYSEAHYQTIRQQLEERIHQRRRFAIAYRPLQGDERLWDCDCSELRLHNGVLYLFTWVPTPPIFLPRRLPSPSVEENFTLRVDRIVYVGPASGTPWQRRHFPTLTVRYRLKGELARYQPRRAYEQVVVQDPDGQFVEIKASVDCLFWFRQRLLQYGANAQVLEPAWLAQDLRQELQRAYQSYGNLSH